The genomic window GGAGACGAAGGTGGTCTGGAGGAACGGATCGACGCGCAACTGGGCGGGGTCGCGTTTCCGCCAGGTGGCGATGCGCGAGACCGGCAGTGAGAACGTCACGTGCAGTTGGCCGGCGCGAAAGCTGTGCTCCTCGGCGTCGGCTTTCTCGTACGGGAAGAACTCGATGCGCTCGAGCTGCGTGGCGGCGGCGTTCCAGTAACGCGGGTTCTTCACGACAGCGACGCGCGCGTGGGGCGTCCATTCCGCCAGCGTGAACGGGCCGTTGCCCACCAGGTTTCCGGGGCGCGTCCAAGGTGTGCCGCGGTTGCGCATGGCATCGAACTTCTCCAGCACGCGCGGGTTGATCGGATACCAGTAGGTGAGGGAGGTGAGGAGCGGTAGGTGCGGGGTGGGGCGCTCGAGCGTGAGCACGAGGGTGTGCGCGTCGGCCGCGCGACAGCCGAGCGCGGCCGGGTCCTCGATCTTGCCGGCGTTGATGGCCGCGGCGTTCTTCAGGGGGAAAAGGTAGGAGGCGTTCTCGAGTGCCAGGCGCGGGGACACGGTGCGGCGGAACGACTGGACGAAGTCGTCGGCGACGAGGGGATCGCCGTTGGACCAGGCGGCGTTGGGTCGCAGGTGAAACGTCCAGGTGAGCCCGTCGGCCGAGGTTTCCCAGCGCTCGGCGGCGGCGGGCACGGGCCGGGTGGTCTGTTCGTCGATGAACGTGAGCCCCTCGAACAGCGCCATGACGATGTTCATGTCGGTGTAGGCCGTGACGGTGGGCGGATCGAGGTCGGCGGGCTCGGCGGCATTGCCGACCAGAAGCGTGCGGGACTTCACGCCGGCGGCGGCGGGGGTGTCGGGCCGCGTGCAGCCGGCGGGGAGCAGGAGCAGCAGGAGGCTGGCGAGCAGGCACAAGCGACGCATAGGCGGCAAGGAAGCCCCGGCTCGCCATGCTGGCAAAAGTCTTTTCTAAGAAACCGCGCCGCAGCTCGTTTACCCAGGAGAACCACATGTCGCCAACTCCCCCGAATCCGCGGGTAATCGACCATGCAAACACCTCGTTTCTGGAGCGCATCGTTGCGGAGCAACGCGCTCCCCTTGTGCGTTACGCCACGCGACTCCTCAACGACCGGGAGCGCGCGCAGGACGTCGTGCAGGACACGTTCGTCCGCTTCATGTCCCAGCCGGCCGAAACGGTCGCGGGCCACGCCACCGAGTGGCTGTTCACCGTCTGTCGCAACCGGGCGTTGGACGTGCTGCGGAAGGAGGGGCGTATGAAGCGCTTCGAGGAGGGTCAGGTGGAACGGGTCACCGCTCATGAGCCGCGGCCCGGGCGGGCGCTGGAGGACGCGGAGACGCAGGAGACGATCCTGCGCCTGATCGACCGGTTGCCGCCCAACCAGCAGGAGGTCATCCGGCTGAAGTTTCAGAACGGATTCAGTTATCAGGAGATCGCCCGGATCACGGAGCTGTCGATCGGCAACGTGGGCTTCCTGATTCACACCGCCGTGGCGCGCCTGCGCACGGAATTCGCCGCGCAGCGGCCCTAAGGAGAACGAGACGATGAACCCTTCCCGACTTTCCCCCGATGATCCGAAGCTTACGGCGTATGCCTTGGGCGAATTGCCCGAGTCCGACCGCGCGGCGGTCGAAGCCGCGCTGCGGGAGGACCCGGCCGCACGCGCGGCCGTGGAGCAGATCCGACAATTTGCGCAGAGACTGGAGACCGCGCTCGCGCACGAGCCGGAACCGCAGGTGCGCGTGCCGGTGGTAGTCTCGCCTGGCGGTGAACCCCAGGTGATCACGCTGAACGGCCATGCCGCGCCAGCGACCGCACCGCACCGGCCGACGCCTCCTTATGCGAGCGGCGGTTTCGGCGCGAAGATCCTGCGTTTCCCGCAGCTCTACTATGTGGTGGGCGGCGTGGCGGCGGCGTGCTTTGCGGTGATGTTGGCGCTGCGTGATGAGCGGCCGGCGCAGGAGGTGCGGTACTATACGGAGATCAAGCTGAACCCGCCGGGAAACGGCACGGTCGCGGTGGCCGAGCCGCAGGCCCTGCCCACTGCTGACGCTGCTCCGGCGGTCGACAACCCCAAGACCGAGGCGGACGAGCTGCGGCTGCAGGCGTTTGAGGTGAGAAAGCAGCAGTTTGCCGAGGCGGCCCGGGCGAACACCCGTGAAC from Opitutus sp. ER46 includes these protein-coding regions:
- a CDS encoding peptide ABC transporter substrate-binding protein, with the protein product MRRLCLLASLLLLLLPAGCTRPDTPAAAGVKSRTLLVGNAAEPADLDPPTVTAYTDMNIVMALFEGLTFIDEQTTRPVPAAAERWETSADGLTWTFHLRPNAAWSNGDPLVADDFVQSFRRTVSPRLALENASYLFPLKNAAAINAGKIEDPAALGCRAADAHTLVLTLERPTPHLPLLTSLTYWYPINPRVLEKFDAMRNRGTPWTRPGNLVGNGPFTLAEWTPHARVAVVKNPRYWNAAATQLERIEFFPYEKADAEEHSFRAGQLHVTFSLPVSRIATWRKRDPAQLRVDPFLQTTFVSFNTKRPPFDDARVRRAFALAIDRAAISRTALGGSYAPAFAATPPDSGGYTARARVDYNPQEARALLAAAGHANGAGLPALSLQVRNDDLQPVVAEALQGMWQQTLGVHVELTPLEQKTWLQNQRTLNYSLSTFSWVGDYPDPLTFLGLFTGQSGNNWTGWSAPEYDQLIDTAATTTDAARRLELFQEAEAFLLETAPVTPVYHGAQTFLIHPAVRGWVPALLGSRRYQKVSLAPANE
- a CDS encoding sigma-70 family RNA polymerase sigma factor, producing MSPTPPNPRVIDHANTSFLERIVAEQRAPLVRYATRLLNDRERAQDVVQDTFVRFMSQPAETVAGHATEWLFTVCRNRALDVLRKEGRMKRFEEGQVERVTAHEPRPGRALEDAETQETILRLIDRLPPNQQEVIRLKFQNGFSYQEIARITELSIGNVGFLIHTAVARLRTEFAAQRP